The DNA window CACCTCGACGCGCCGCTCGCCACCGGTAATACTGGCCCATACGAGGACGCCGTTGTGTCCCAGCACCTCCATGGCACTGAAGGCAATGGCGCTGGAACCCGTGGCGTCGATAATCAGGTCGGCTTTGCCGGCCTTCTTGGCTAGTTCCGCGAGCGGCGTCTGTTCGGTGCTGATGTAGTGGGCCCCCAAACCGCTGACGATTTCGGCTTTCAGGTTCGGCGCCGGCGTGCGGGCCACGGTGTAAACCTGCATGTTGCGCAGCCGCAGAATGAGCGTCGACAACAGGCCGATCTGGCCGGCGCCCAACACATAAGCCACCTGCGGCCGCCACACCCGCATTCGGCGTTGCACTTCGAACGCCTGATGGATAGCCTTAGCCGCGCAGCTCATCGGCTCGACCAGCACGTGCAGGTGCTTCAGTCCGACGGGCATTTTGACGATAAACTCCGCGTCCTCGACGTAGAATTCGGTGAGGAAGCCGTGCAGCAGGTTGATTCCCCGTTCATAATACGTCTCTTCGCTGGTCATGTCCGAGGTGCCGATCTGGTCGTAGATCGACCCTCCCGGCCGGCGGACGGTGGCCGTAACGTAATCGCCCGGCCGGACATGCGTCACTTTGCTTCCCACCTCGACGACAACGCCGAACGACTCGTGCCCCAACACCAGAAAATCGTAGCCCGGCGGCGGGTTGCCGTACTTGGCCTCGTTGATCTCCTTGTCGGTGGCGTCGACGCCCACCTTCAACACTTTGACCAGAACCCCGCGCCCGCCCGGAATGTCAGCAACCTTGGGCTTGGGCAAGTCTGCCAGATGGACGCTGTTGGGAGTTCCCGGACAAACGGCAATGGCTTTCATAACAGACCACCTTCGAAGGGCATCGCACAAATAAACCAGACGCGACGGCAATCTATTCCCAACCGGGCGGCGGTTCAAGGGTCGGGGAAGCAGAGATAAGCGAAATGCCCACCGCAACACGCAAGAAACCGCCTCGTCGCCCGCCTCCGACGATGCCGCCACTCGATAGCCCGGCGGCCGCGCCCGTTCGTGCCAGTGCGTCGCGCCACGACCTGCGGGCCATGCTCGGCGATGGCGCCGCGTTCAGCGTCATGGTGGGCATTGGCGAGACCTATCTGCCAGCGTTCGCCCTGGCGGCGGGCCTGGGCGAGGTGGCGGCCGGCTTGGTGGCCACGCTGCCGCTGGTCGCCGGTGCGGTGCTGCAACTCGTCTCTCCGGCCGCGGTGCGTTGGCTGAAGTCGCACAAATGGTGGGTGGTGCTCTGTGCGTCGTGCCAGGCCGTGGCCTTCCTGCCCTTGGCCCTGGGCGCCTATACCGACCAGGTTGGCTGTTGGCTGGTGTTTGGCATGGCGGCCATCTACTGGGGCGCCGGACTGGCTACGGGTCCGGCCTGGAACACCTGGGCGGGCACACTCGTGCCCGACAACCTGCGGACCTGTTTCTTCGCACGCCGCACGCGGTTCAGCCAGTTCGGCACCTTGGCCGGGTTTGCCGCCGGCGGGCTGACGTTGCAGTTCAGCAAGGGTTGGACCGCGCCCTGCGCACCGTTCGCCCTGCTGTTCATGACGGCGGCAGTGGCACGGTTCGTCTCGGCCAGTTTCCTGGCGCGTCAGAGCGAGCCTTGCCCGCCCAACGACGAACATCGCAGGGTCGGACTGCGAGAACTGTTCGGCGGGCCAGGCGGACGTGTGGATGGCCCGTTGCTGATCTATCTTTTGGCGGTGCAAGCGGCGGCCCAGTTTGCCGGCCCCTATTTCACGCCGTTCATGCTCAAACAAGTCCGGTTTTCCTATCTGGAGTACGTGCTGCTGATCGCCGCATCCTTCGCGGCCAAGGCCGTTGCTTTGCCGGCGCTGGGTCGCTTGGCCCGCCGCATCGGAGCCAGGCAACTGCTGTGGATCGGGGGCGTGGGCATCGTTCCCGTATCGGCGATGTGGCTAGTGTCGAACACGTTTGGTTACTTGCTGTTCGTGCAGGTGGTCGCGGGCCTGGCTTGGGCGGCTTATGAATTGGCCATGTTCCTGTTGTTCTTCGAGGCCATTCCCGACAAAGAGCGCACCAGCGTGTTGACGATCTACAACGTCGGCAACGCCCTGGCAACCGCCTGCGGAGCGCTATTGGGCGGCAGCGTGCTGTGGCTGGCCGGAGAGCGGCCAGAAATCTATCTCACGCTGTTCGGTGTCTCGTCGCTGGCCCGGCTGGCGGCGCTGGTGTTCCTGACCCGCGTCCCGGCGATCGACTCGCGTCCCAAGGAGATGCCGGCACGGAGGATACTGAGCCTGCGGCCCGCCGTCGGCTCGGTCGATCGGCCTATCCTCGCCAGTCTGCCGGCGCCGGACCAGACGACGTGAATTGCCGGCAAATAGCCTCACGGCGTGAATCGCTCGATTCAATCTGCCCAATCGGCCGAATCTTAGGAATGGCGAGTATCAATTGCCCCACGGCGGTCCGCGGCTCGCGGTAGGCGCAAGCACACCGCAGCGCGAGGGAGCGATGAGTCAAAAAAAAGAGAGCGCAATTTGGCCGTTTCTGCTGGTCCTGACGGGGCTGTTTGCGCTCGTCGCCGCATCGCCGCGTCCTTGGCAAACGGGGTCGCGCGAGGCTGGCGCTGTTGCGCATTTACCGCGGCTAGTCGGAGGACAGACAACGCCGGTGCATGAACAAATCTGCGCCGATGAGCCCGTAGGGTGGGACCAGCGAGCTTGCGAGCGCCGGCCCACCGTAAACGACGTCGCGATCGGTAGGCCGGCGCTCGCCAGCTCGCTCTTTCCGCCCTACACACAAGACATACAAGCACGTTCCGGCAACCAGGCGGCAACAACTGACGATGCGCCGACGCTCGCCCCGGCCGAAGCCGCCGATTTCGGCAATAACGTCCACGATGGCTTGGCAGTCGAATCGGAAGCGTCCGATCGCACGGCTTCGGCCGACGACTTGCTGACACTGCGCGACGCCGACGAAGACGATCATCGCCCCTCCGCGGTTGAGCGCCCAACAGCCGCGAACGACGAACCACCGCCCGGCGACGTTGAACCGATAGCGGTGGCCAGCAAGCCAGGAAGCAACCATCGTCAACGCCGTGCCGCGTCACCTCGCCACGCTCTGAATGCCGACCGGCGACCGCGCACGATTTGGGGCGAACCTCTGGCATTGCTCGACCAGCTTGACAGCTTGGCGTGCGAGTGCGACGCCGGGCAATGGGCTTCACAAGCGGCCGACCTAATCCGGCTGCTGTGCCGCGCCGAGCAACTGCACGCGCCGCGCACCAGCCTGGTGCTCAAGCGATTGCGCGACTTGGTGGACCCCGCGCACCCACTGATGGTGCTTGGCGAGCGGACTCCGAAACGAGGCGAACTGCGGCGGCTTCGCTACGCCGTGCTGCGGCGTCTCGATTTTTGGGAGTTGGTGCCCGATCTGGCCGACCGGGACGAGCCCCAGCCGGCGAGCGGCCACACCGTTTCGCTTTCGACGTCGCGACGGACGGCCAGCACCGAGCAGCATCTGGCAAAGCTGCTGTCTCACTTGGAACGCTTCGAGCAGACGGGGTTGACCGACGACGGACGCGATCTGGCCGCCGACGTCGTGCTGATTCAGGCCACCGACGAGAAGCTGACCGCCCGCTCGCGCCGCTGGCTCGACTGGAACTACCGCAATTCGAATCTGCGCATCGTGGTTTCGAAAGAATTCATCAACCGCCTCGTGCCGACCCAGCCGGCCGTGGAAGAACCGGTTCATGACCGCATCCTTGGGGTGCCGACGCGCGGCTGGAGCACTTCGACGGCGCGCCTCAGCATCCGGCTTGTGCCCGACGCGCAAAGCCTGCGGTTCGCCTTGGAGGCCCGCGGCGTCGTGCTGGCGCGGACCACGTCGCGCCGCGACCCCGTGACGCTCTACAGCAACAGCGACTCGGCGTATTTTGCCCGTAAGCAGTTCGAGCTGACCGCGGCCGGCCTCAAGACCTGGCCCACGGAGGCCGAAGTGTCGAATTCGTCGCGGCTGCGGGGCGTCGAAACCGACTTCGACGACGTGCCGATCCTGGGGTTTGTCGTCGAGGAGATCGCACGGGCCAAGCACGCCGAGAGCGAGCCTGCGGTGCGGCGGGTGGCCCGGCGGAAGGTGGCGACGCGCGTGCAAGAAGAGATCGATTCGGCGATCGAGCCCAAGTTGGCGGAGGCCCGCAAGCTTTATCAGCAGCGGGTCGTGGGGCTGGTGGCCGGGCTGCAAGTGGAGCCGACGGTGATCGAGTTGCAGACCAGCGAGGCCCGCGTCACGTCGCGGCTGCGGCTGGCCGGCGACGAGCAGCTCGCGGCCTGCACGCCCCGCCCGATGGCCCTTTCCGACAGTCTGGCCAGCGTGCAGATTCACCAGTCGTTGGTGAACAACATCGGCGACCGGCTTGACCTCGACGGCCAGACGTTTACCTTGCCCGACTTGCAACAGCGGCTGCTCAAAGCCTTTCAGCTTCCGCCCGATGCGTTGCCGGAGGAGTACCCGGCCGATCTGCGAATCACCTTTGCCAAGCGTGACGCATTGACGGCCCGCTTCGACGCCGGACGCGTCGAGTTCACCTTGGGCGTGTCCGAGCTGCACAAGTTCCCCAAGACGTGGCGCGAATTTCAGGTGCGCGTCTATTATCGTCCGCAGGTCCGGGGCCTCGACGTCCGGCTGGTCCGCGACGGCACGGTGCAGCTCCGCGGCGAGCATTTCGGCCACGAGCCGCAGATCGCCCTGCGCGGCATCTTCAGCAAGGTGTTTTCACCCGACCGCGAGCTGGTGTTCGTCGAGCCGCGGCTGTTGAGCGACGCCCGCCTGGCGGGCCTGAGCGTGACGCAATGCGTGCTGACCGACGGCTGGATCGGCCTCTCGTTCGGCACGGGCTCGTTGCGGGAGGCTCGGCGCACGGTCGGGGCCATGTACTAGGATTTTGGATTCGTAAGGCGGGCTGGCGAAGCACAAGTTCGCGGCTATACTTCACGCCGCCGAGAATGAGACATTGGCGGTGGCTGGGGCAGAGCCTGGCCGCGTGGAGGCTGGCACTTCGTTCATCTCGGCGGCCAGGCGATGCCCCGGTTGGACGCACCGGGGCATCGCTTGGCCGCCAGGCTGTCGACGCGCGCCGCCCGCTATCTGGCCAAGCTCTGCCCCAGCCACCGCTTTTCCTCGCTGCAAAACGTCTCATTCTCGGCTGCGTGAAGTATAAAAACCCTACGATGCGGGCGGCCCGCCATAGCGCCGGCGCCAGGCCTCAAGCTCTCGCCGCAAACGTTCCAATTCCTCGCCGGATTCCTTTAACTCCGTTGCCAGTCGCTCGCGTTCAGCCTCGGCCCGGTCGCGTTCGGCCGCGAGCGCGGCCTCCAGCGCCGCTTCGCGCTCATCGGGCGTCGGCAGCCAGCGGCCGGCGACCGGATCGTAGTACCGCAACCACTCGCCGTCGCGCTCCAGGTCCAAACCAAGCACTTCGCTCGGTAAGCGGCCGTTCGCCATTTCAATGGGAACGAGCTTGCCCTCGCTCATCCGGTAACCTTGCAACGGCGGATCGAGATACTCGTCCTTGGGGTCGAACAAAAAATACTCGCGGACCGGCATCTCGTCCTGGTAGATCGACATCTTGTCGTCGATGTCTTCGCCTTGCGTCGATTTGCTGGTCAGCTCGATGACGACGTCGGGAACGTGCTCTTCCTCCCAGACAAAGTAGGCGTCGCGCGGCTTGTCTTTGGGCACGCCCACGGCGACGAACACATCGGGCGAAACGTGCTTGCGGCGGTTGCCCTTCTCGTAATACACGAACATATTGCCCGACACATAGATCATTGGATCGGCGGCGAAATGCCGGTCGAG is part of the Pirellulales bacterium genome and encodes:
- a CDS encoding MFS transporter, translating into MPTATRKKPPRRPPPTMPPLDSPAAAPVRASASRHDLRAMLGDGAAFSVMVGIGETYLPAFALAAGLGEVAAGLVATLPLVAGAVLQLVSPAAVRWLKSHKWWVVLCASCQAVAFLPLALGAYTDQVGCWLVFGMAAIYWGAGLATGPAWNTWAGTLVPDNLRTCFFARRTRFSQFGTLAGFAAGGLTLQFSKGWTAPCAPFALLFMTAAVARFVSASFLARQSEPCPPNDEHRRVGLRELFGGPGGRVDGPLLIYLLAVQAAAQFAGPYFTPFMLKQVRFSYLEYVLLIAASFAAKAVALPALGRLARRIGARQLLWIGGVGIVPVSAMWLVSNTFGYLLFVQVVAGLAWAAYELAMFLLFFEAIPDKERTSVLTIYNVGNALATACGALLGGSVLWLAGERPEIYLTLFGVSSLARLAALVFLTRVPAIDSRPKEMPARRILSLRPAVGSVDRPILASLPAPDQTT
- a CDS encoding glucose 1-dehydrogenase codes for the protein MKAIAVCPGTPNSVHLADLPKPKVADIPGGRGVLVKVLKVGVDATDKEINEAKYGNPPPGYDFLVLGHESFGVVVEVGSKVTHVRPGDYVTATVRRPGGSIYDQIGTSDMTSEETYYERGINLLHGFLTEFYVEDAEFIVKMPVGLKHLHVLVEPMSCAAKAIHQAFEVQRRMRVWRPQVAYVLGAGQIGLLSTLILRLRNMQVYTVARTPAPNLKAEIVSGLGAHYISTEQTPLAELAKKAGKADLIIDATGSSAIAFSAMEVLGHNGVLVWASITGGERRVEVPSDKINLEWVLGNKLLLGSVNANREHFEMGIKDLALGEVTWPGVIERVLTDPVSGLDNYAEMMRLLVEEKNALKVYVEVAGE
- a CDS encoding Uma2 family endonuclease → MATTPAISPSRRDDAEVFYPTGDSRPVGETPIHRDNLLIGVKVLDRHFAADPMIYVSGNMFVYYEKGNRRKHVSPDVFVAVGVPKDKPRDAYFVWEEEHVPDVVIELTSKSTQGEDIDDKMSIYQDEMPVREYFLFDPKDEYLDPPLQGYRMSEGKLVPIEMANGRLPSEVLGLDLERDGEWLRYYDPVAGRWLPTPDEREAALEAALAAERDRAEAERERLATELKESGEELERLRRELEAWRRRYGGPPAS